Sequence from the Ostrea edulis chromosome 8, xbOstEdul1.1, whole genome shotgun sequence genome:
ATTAATGGGCGTACAAACATCCAGATCCTATATGAAGTGGCGGATATAGAGAGTCATTCTTATTCATGTACAAAATCAATGACTGTAAAAGCCTCCAGAAGGATACAAAAATAAACCACCAAACGAATATACAGCGCATAGAAGCTATAgataattttgcgctttataaatgaataaaataataataatattttacCACAAGAAGTAAAGATCATGAAAGGCTGAATTAATTTAAGCAGCATATGGAgggatttcaaaatatttacaacaaaaacTGAGACACCAGAATTCTTGGAGGAACACAGTTTTCGACAGTTCCGACGACGGGCAGGAATGATTCGTGAATATTATGACAATGCTCCCGTTCTTTCCCAGTGAGGGACAGTCATTCACGGTGTGCGGAGTGCCGTCTTATTTCCCTTCGCTAGAGTAGAGTCAGTCATCCGGGGTGTGGCGCTTCTCTCGCTTCCTCAGAGTAGAGTCAGTCATTCACGGTATGCCGAGGAAAGCTACACTGGGTTTGGGTATCACGAGAAGATACCGAGAGTATGTCCAGCTGTTTTCATGTAGAAATATCATGAAGGATATATACGAGGACAGGAAGGGCAAAGGTCAAGAACACTGACCACGCCCCCCGGACACCAGAGCCTTTTTTGCTCTGTTCAGACGTGGATCCTGCTAAGAAGAAAACACATCCGTTTAATTTAgagcacatttttttttcaaatttagaacTCTCAATACGTCCGCGGTTTCTTTTGAAAATGCTTCAAAAAATAAGAAGTGATTTAACAAAAGTGCTAGTCCGAGAGTCTCACAGATTCTGAACTTCCGGGAATTTCCCAGGTTCTTgttgtgtaaataaattattccATTACTTGATAAATGAAGACTATCTGCATTACCTGGGTTATTGGTTGTTTGTTCGTGTACTGAAATCGGAATATTCTGACCGTCCAATGAACAGGAGAATTTCATTCCAGGTTTATATGGAGTAGTGTACTGAACACCATTGGTCAAACctgaaaaaatattgagagTCGTCATTTACAGTTACCtagaaaatattttgacttAACTTCTTGcatatttctatatatcatttaaagtgctatattataaaaaaaaattgagagtAATTCTTTTAGAGGTTCATTagctgtatattgtttaatgtcccgcttgagaatttttcactcatatggagacgtaaccattgacggtgaaggacttcaaaattaaggcctatgctcagcgcttatgaccattgagcagggagggatctttatcgtgccacgcctgctgtgacacgtgacctCCGTTTTTGCGGTCCCATTCTAAGAatcaccccatttagtcgcctcttacgacaagcaaggggtactgaggacttatcttaacccggatccccacgggatttctTCTAAAGTGAAAACAGCGGAACTGACATGCGCCAgcacatgtagtttttttttaattttacttatCATAGCCGCATGCAAATGAGATCTACCTACCCGTCGCTCCAGGAGTACAGGCGTGTTGCTGTGACCAACATGTTGCCAAGGTGTTGTTTTGATAGTGAACATGTATCCCGGTGTCCGAGGCCTTAAAGGATGAGTGTTCACATAATATAGTCACGTGACTGGTATTGTGGTGTCGTCCTTCTTTTGTGAAACCCGATACTGAAACATATTGAGTTCTTAATCTTCGATTTGAAGACGAATTATATAATCATCGACTGAAGCCTTATACAAATTTAGATGCTAATAAGACTTTTTTCTAGAGAATTATATAATCATATGGTAGTTATAAAAACTAACAAAACAAAGCTATTGTGTTGTCCTGGGATGAACCATAAAATTCACAGCCGATTTGGAATTACGTCATCAATTGATAAGTAAGTGTATGTCGACAGATACCGTATTCGTCTGACACAGACTCATTACGTCACTACTCACCGCATGGTTTAAGCAGGACAGGATCTTTGACGCAAGTAGTATTAACCCACATCGTTTTCCCCGCGTGTTTAGTGTGATTGAATTTTGTGCTGAATGTCATAATGTTGCTGCTTTCGTTGTACACTGCACCAAAACACTTTAGGGTGTCATTAATTGTGCAGTTGACTAACATATTATCATCGTCTTTGGTGACGATGTTAATGAGGACATCTTTGACGTCACAATCCAACAAAATGTCTGCTCTGAATGTTTCCAAGTGACACGTTCCGTTCTCTATTTCGCCGGAATTCAAGATGGTTGCAAATGTTCCTGCAAGAAAGAAACGAGAATTAGTAATAATTAGAGTGCTATTGTTCAGGGAGTAGATGCTATTTCGGTTTAGGTTAGCAtgcaaaacttttatccctattgtgcccccccccccccccccccccttggtgGTGGattacttttttattattattattaataattttaatatgtactatgtcagaatgctttcaagtaaatataaacttttatggcccagtgattcttgagaagattttgaaagattttaactttgtatgtaaaaatttgatcccctattgtgaccttACCCTACCTCTTGGGGCCgagatgttaacaaacttgattttcactgtgtcaggaagctttcatgtaaatgttaacttctctggccaaatggttcttgaggGTAAGGTtgttaaagattgttcctatatatttatatgtaaaactttaatctcctataatggccccaccctacccacGGGGGCAATCAttttaccaaacttgaatctgctttaTATTAGGGAGattttttgtaaatgtaaacttttcttgcacagtggttcttgagaagaaaatttttgaatgacccaaccctattattgtgattatctcccctttgaaggggacaaggctcatcatttgaacaaacatcaATCCcgttcacccaaggatgttttatgccaagtttggttgaaattggttcggtggtggttctggagaagatgaaaatgtgaaaagtttacgagaCAACAACGACGGACAACGGAGAAATgtcaatcagaaaagctcacttgactAAAAAGATATTGATACTTAGGCGAGAAAATAAAGCTACGCTCTTCATATCAGATATGCATTAAGTCAATTATGAACTGCTGTCTGGTCGAAATGAACATTTTATGATCGTAGCCAATGTATTTTATTCAATGGACAGACTGGCACATAGGCggatttacccccccccccccctgttctTAACTTTACATATTCTGCCAATCAAATC
This genomic interval carries:
- the LOC125661094 gene encoding uncharacterized protein LOC125661094 isoform X2, with protein sequence MAFNVLVVCLICLMRGTFATILNSGEIENGTCHLETFRADILLDCDVKDVLINIVTKDDDNMLVNCTINDTLKCFGAVYNESSNIMTFSTKFNHTKHAGKTMWVNTTCVKDPVLLKPCVSGFTKEGRHHNTSHVTILCEHSSFKASDTGIHVHYQNNTLATCWSQQHACTPGATGLTNGVQYTTPYKPGMKFSCSLDGQNIPISVHEQTTNNPGSTSEQSKKGSGVRGAWSVFLTFALPVLVYILHDIST
- the LOC125661094 gene encoding uncharacterized protein LOC125661094 isoform X1, which translates into the protein MAFNVLVVCLICLMRGTFATILNSGEIENGTCHLETFRADILLDCDVKDVLINIVTKDDDNMLVNCTINDTLKCFGAVYNESSNIMTFSTKFNHTKHAGKTMWVNTTCVKDPVLLKPCVSGFTKEGRHHNTSHVTILCEHSSFKASDTGIHVHYQNNTLATCWSQQHACTPGATGLTNGVQYTTPYKPGMKFSCSLDGQNIPISVHEQTTNNPAGSTSEQSKKGSGVRGAWSVFLTFALPVLVYILHDIST